The Bacilli bacterium sequence ACAATGTACCCTTTTTCCAAAGTGAATCGCGTCCCAATGACGTAATTGATTTGCGACGGTACGCACTGAAACTGGTCAGCCAACTCATTCCGCTGAATCTCGGCGATGCCATCCGGATTCGCCTGCAGCATATTTTTTAAATACTGTTCGATAATATCGGAAATATTGCGCATCCCATTCCTCCCGAGTTCCGACATGAGCATAACTGCTGACTTTGACTTTCTTTGACCTTACTTTATTATAACCAAATTTTGCGGTTTTTTTCAAGGCTTTTGCGCATCTTTTATTGTTGACCGGGAAAACGAATTTATTTCATTACGTAAAAAAGGACCGCGAAAGCCCGTCGGGCTTTGCGATCCGCCGACAAAACCGGCAGTTAAGCCGTTGTTTAAAAAAGCGTCAATTTCAACGCGATTAAGAGGACAAGACCAGGCAAGCCCAATATCGACACCGTAAGCAAAGTCGTAATATTAACCGGAATGTGCAGCGCATATCGGCCGCCGATGTAATTGACCACTATTAACAAAAAGCCCGCAGCAACGACGTTAAGCAGCAAATACCCAAAGTAACGTAAGCGCAGCTTAGCTTTAAACAGCAAGATAAGAAGCAGCGCCAATGAAATGATAAAAACGTAAAGCCACATTATTCATCACCAACATGTTCGCGGTTTTCCAAACTTTGCGCACGCAAATGAATATTTTTCGCATGCTTGAGCAATAGCTCATATTTCTTTTCTGCCGCTTCCAACAAATAGATGGCATAATCAACCTGATCTTTGCCTACCGCCTCGCCAAACCGATTTTGCGCCGCGATCCAATCCGCCTTGGCCTTATTGATTTCCTGGATAAGCAACAAATGCTCCGGCAACATGTGCGATCGTCGGAGGAAGCGTAGCTTTAACCGATCCAAACAAAAACGCACGCACCCCTTCACCCTTTCCCGACTTGTCCGTCTCAACCGGTCTCATTCCATCTTATGGGGACCGGGCGGGGTTTAGAACCGCATAAACGGCAAAAAAACCATCCGCAAAGGATGGTTTTATCGGCGCACCTTACAAGCTTAAATTTCCCGCCTTCCTTCCAACGCTTTCGACAGCGTTACTTCATCGGCGTATTCCAGGTCGCCGCCTACCGGCAAGCCGTGCGCAATGCGCGTAACCTTAAGCCCAAAAGGTTTTACCAACCGCGAAATATACATCGCGGTCGCTTCGCCCTCGATATTCGGATTGGTCGCCAGAATCAGTTCCTGCACTTGCTCGTCTTCCAAACGCCTGACGAGCTCCGCCAGCTTGATATCGTCAGGGCCGATGCCCTCCATCGGCGAAATCGCACCGTGCAGGACGTGATAATAACCGTTGAATTCATGCGTCCGCTCCATGGCGACAAGATCTTTCGGCTCCTGCACCACGCATATGGCCGAAGCGTCCCGCTTTTTGTCCTGGCAAATGGCGCATGGATCAATATCGGTGATATTGCAGCAGTTTGAACAAAAATGCAGGTTGCGTTTGACGTTCACGAGCGCTTTGGCGAAATCGAGCACGTCCTCCTCTTTCATCCGCAGCACGTGGAACGCAAGCCTTCCCGCCGTTTTGACGCCAATTCCCGGCAGCCGGGTAAAAGCATCAATCAGCTTGGCGATCGGTTCGGGATAAAACAATGGTGTACCACTTCCTGACTATTAGAATAATCCTGGAATGTTCAGACCGCCGGTAAATTTGCCCAAATCCTGATTGGCCAACTCTTCGGCTTTCGTCAAGGCGTCGTTTACGGCAGCCAGCACCAGGTCCTGCAGCATTTCGACATCGTCCGGGTCTACGGCTTCCGGTTTGATCGCCACGCTTTGCACTTTTTTGTGGCCATTGACGACAACGGTCACCGCGCCGCCTCCGGCGGTGCCTTCAACC is a genomic window containing:
- a CDS encoding CtsR family transcriptional regulator, with translation MRNISDIIEQYLKNMLQANPDGIAEIQRNELADQFQCVPSQINYVIGTRFTLEKGYIV
- a CDS encoding pro-sigmaK processing inhibitor BofA family protein, translated to MWLYVFIISLALLLILLFKAKLRLRYFGYLLLNVVAAGFLLIVVNYIGGRYALHIPVNITTLLTVSILGLPGLVLLIALKLTLF
- a CDS encoding DUF2508 family protein, yielding MLPEHLLLIQEINKAKADWIAAQNRFGEAVGKDQVDYAIYLLEAAEKKYELLLKHAKNIHLRAQSLENREHVGDE
- the recR gene encoding recombination mediator RecR, translating into MFYPEPIAKLIDAFTRLPGIGVKTAGRLAFHVLRMKEEDVLDFAKALVNVKRNLHFCSNCCNITDIDPCAICQDKKRDASAICVVQEPKDLVAMERTHEFNGYYHVLHGAISPMEGIGPDDIKLAELVRRLEDEQVQELILATNPNIEGEATAMYISRLVKPFGLKVTRIAHGLPVGGDLEYADEVTLSKALEGRREI
- a CDS encoding YbaB/EbfC family nucleoid-associated protein is translated as MNQMNQMMKQVKKMQEQMLKAQEELGNKTVEGTAGGGAVTVVVNGHKKVQSVAIKPEAVDPDDVEMLQDLVLAAVNDALTKAEELANQDLGKFTGGLNIPGLF